The following coding sequences lie in one Salarias fasciatus chromosome 7 unlocalized genomic scaffold, fSalaFa1.1 super_scaffold_4, whole genome shotgun sequence genomic window:
- the LOC115382849 gene encoding proteinase-activated receptor 3, with amino-acid sequence MRKLIFLLIFLLFAWETFQKEGKRRNRKRGNSSAPAVAVPRTFFADVVSEPVLNVNGTLSPVSARALPALQLLSDGAVGYLRGPVSTRVIPAVYVLVVAVGIPANVAILCLLATKVRKVSSAILYCSLAVSDLLLLVSLLFKVHYHLHGNDWALGETACRLVTACFYGNLYCSALTLACISVKRYLAVVYPFMYKTMPKRVCAAWACLAVWVAFAAAVGPELHVRQSFWLPQLNRTSCHDVLPLYSRSHHFLLYYNLVLTAAGLLLPLVVTVVCFGRIICELSRSHFDWAMYIKASSLVLGMFVFCFLPAGVLHFLHYVRLFADRTESLYTYFNVAVCLCCLHACLDPFLFLLMSKSAGSRLYFMTFKGKTLSISV; translated from the exons ATGAGGAAACttatttttttactcatttttctACTTTTCGCTTGGGAGACTTTTCAAAAAGAAG GGAAACGGAGGAACAGAAAGCGGGGGAACAGCTCGGCGCCTGCTGTTGCTGTGCCCAGGACATTCTTTGCAGACGTCGTCTCCGAGCCGGTCCTGAATGTGAACGGGACTCTCAGCCCCGTCTCGGCCCGGGCCCTTCCGGCGCTGCAGTTACTCAGCGACGGCGCGGTGGGCTACCTCCGCGGCCCCGTGAGCACCAGGGTCATCCCCGCCGTTTACGTGCTGGTGGTGGCGGTCGGGATCCCGGCCAACGTGGCCATCCTGTGCCTGCTGGCCACCAAAGTCCGGAAGGTGTCCTCCGCCATCCTCTACTGCAGCCTGGCCGTCtccgacctcctcctcctcgtctccctcctcttcaAGGTTCACTaccatctccatggcaacgacTGGGCTCTGGGAGAGACCGCCTGTCGGCTGGTCACGGCCTGTTTCTATGGCAACCTCTACTGCTCGGCCCTGACGCTGGCCTGCATCAGCGTCAAGCGCTACCTGGCGGTGGTCTACCCCTTCATGTACAAGACCATGCCCAAGAGGGTGTGCGCTGCCTGGGCCTGCCTGGCCGTGTGGGTGGCGTTCGCCGCCGCCGTCGGCCCCGAGCTCCACGTGCGGCAGAGCTTCTGGCTCCCTCAGCTGAACCGCACCAGCTGCCACGACGTGCTGCCCCTGTACAGCCGCTCGCACCACTTCCTGCTCTACTACAACCTCGTCCTGACCGCCGCgggcctgctgctgccgctcgtGGTCACCGTCGTCTGCTTCGGACGGATCATCTGCGAGCTGAGCCGCTCGCACTTCGACTGGGCGATGTACATCAAGGCCAGCTCGCTGGTGCTCGGGATGTTCGTGTTCTGCTTCCTGCCCGCCGGGGTCCTGCACTTCCTGCACTACGTGCGGCTGTTTGCGGACCGGACGGAGAGCCTGTACACGTACTTTAACGTGGCGGTGTGCCTGTGCTGCCTCCACGCCTGCCTGGACCccttcctgttcctcctcatGTCAAAGTCGGCAGGCTCCAGGCTCTACTTCATGACTTTCAAGGGTAAAACGCTCAGCATTTCCGTCTGA